In Streptomyces camelliae, the sequence TGGAGGCGCGCGGGGATCTGCGGCTGGCGCTGGTGGCGGCGCTGCAGTGGCTGCCGGCGCGGCAGCGGGCCGTGCTGGTGCTGCGCGAGGTGCTGGAGTTCTCGGCCGCCGAGGTCGCCGAGCAGCTGGGCATGTCGGTGGCGGCCGTGAACAGCGCGTTGCAGCGGGCGCGCGCTGCCCTCGCGCGCGGGGGCGTGATCGGGGAGGTCGGCGAGCCGGACGATCCCGGGGTGCGGGCGGTGGTGCTTCGTTACGTGCGCGCTTTCGAGGCGGCCGATGTGCCGGCGCTGGTACGGCTGCTCACCGAGGACGTGGTCCTGGAGATGCCGCCGGTGCCGCTGTGGTACCGGGGCCGGCGGGACTACGGCCTGTTCATGGAGCGGGTGTTCGCGCTGCGCGGGACGGGCTGGCGTGTGGAGCGTACGGCGGCCAACGGCCAACCGGCGCTCGCGGCGTACGTGCCGGAGTCCGGCGGCGGCCACCGTCGGCACACCGTCCAGGTGCTGACGGTCGCCGGCGGCCGGGTCGCGCGCAATGTGGTGTTCGCAGACCCGCGCGTACTGTCCGCGTTCGCGTCCCCTGCCCCTGCGGCCGGCGCACTCTGAACTGGTCTCCCCTGGAGTGATGAGTCCGGGCGGTGTCACCGGTAGGTACCGGTGAGCAACCGAGAGAAGGGACCGTTGCCGTGCGTGTCGTCGTCACCGAGTTCATCACCCTGGAAAGTGTCGTGTCCGGCCCGGACGGGAGTCCGCCGGCCGGGTCGGAGTGTCTGTCGGCCGAACGGGTGGGGGCTGCTGTCCTCACGCGGTACGGGAGGGCGGCACGATGACCGCGCGTTTCCTCGCCCTGTACGAGTCCCCGGCCGACCCCGAGGCGTTCGACCGGCACTACCGGGAGGTGCATATCCCGCTCGGCCGTCGGCTGCCCGGACTGAGCCGCTACACGCTGGGCCGGGAGACGGTGGCGGTGCGCGGAGGCGGGCCGTACCACCTGGTCGCCGCGCTGGAGTGGGACTCCCTGGACGATCTGCGCGCGGCGTTCGCCTCCCCGGAGGGGCGTGCGACGGCTGAGGACGCGGCGCGTCTGGCGGAGCTCGCGCCCGTTCGCAGCGTGATCATCACTGGTGAGGAGGAGGTGCTGTAGCCGCCGTACCCGCCACACCGATCGCGAAGTGCAGGAGTTCATACGTGACGTGACTGCGGAGTGTCGCGTTATGAACGCTTACGCCCGATCCATCAAGATGTGCGCGAAATCATCCCGTCGTGTATGTCGTGAATGTCCGGTGGAGAGGGGTCCCCAGGGTGAGCAGTGCATCGATGCCGCCGCACGGCTTCGTGACCGTTCGGGGGCGCGGCTACCGCCCCGATCAGGTGGACGCCTTCATGCGGGCGCTGTCGCATGACCGGGACGCCGCGTGGGAGCGCGCCGCGCGGCTGACCGTGCTCGCCCGGGACATGGAGGCGGAGGCCGTGCGGATGCGCGAGGTCGTCGCCCAGCTCGCACCACAGGAGTACGAGACGCTCGGGGAGCCTGCGCGGCGCTTGTTCCAGCTCGTGCAGGAAGAGGCGGCGGATCTCCGTGAGCGCACGCGGCGCGAAGCGCGCGAGCAGGTCGCGCAGGCCGAGGCGCGCGCCGAGAGCTTGCGTCGGGAGGCGTGCGAAGCCGCGGACGCGCTCGGCGCGGAAGCCGACGAACGCGCCCGTCAGTGCCTTCTCGCAGCGCGCGCCGAGGCCGACGACATCCGCATCGGCGCCCGGCGCGAAGTGAAAGAAGGGCGCACAGAGGCGCTCGCGGCGTTGCGCGAAGTACGGCAGCGCACCACCGGCATGCTCTCCGAGCATTCCCGGGAGCATGCCGAGCGGTGGGCCGAGTTCGAGCGTGAGGAGGCCGAGCGGGCCGCCGCGCTGGACGCCCGGCACGCCGAGCGGGTGAGCAGGGCCGAGACGGCGCTGTCCGAGGCCAAGCGGGCTTTCGGGGAGGCCGAGGAGGCGGCGCGGCGCATCCAGGAGGAGGCACGCGCGCGTGCCGTCGAGATCATCGCCGGCGCGCGCGTGCGCGAGGAGCACATCGCCCGCGAGACGGAACGGGTGCTGCGCGAGCACGGGGAGACCTGGGACGACGTACGGGCGCAGATGGATCACGTCCGCAGCAGCCTGATCTCGCTGACGGGCAGGGCGGCCCTGGAGTAGCGTCCGGGCCGCCCGGTACGCCCCTCAACTCCCCATGCGCACCACCCCCGCCAGGATCCACCCCTCCACCGCCTCGTACTGGCGCCGCTGTTGCTCCGCCTTCGCCCGGCCGGAGGCCAGCGTGCCGAGCCAGCCGAAGAGGAAACCGGCCGGGATGGAGACGATGCCGGTCGTGGTGAACGGGAACCAGTTGAAGTCGGCGTGCGGGAAGGCCGCGAGGGGTGAGCCGGAGACCAGATTGGTGCCCGGCATGAGCAGCAGCACGGTCAGCGTGCCCCCGATCAGCGTGGCCAGCAGCCCGCCGCGGGTGTAACGGCGCCAGAAGAGGCCGTAGACCAGGGCGGGCGCGATGGCCGAGGCGCCCAGGCAGAAGGAGAGCGTCACCAGGGGCTGCAGGCTGTGGTGCTGCACCAGCGTGGCGAGCAGGATCGTCGGCACGCCTATGGCGAGCGCCGACACGCGCGCGAGGGCCATCTCGCGCCGGGGCGGCATCTCCCGCATGTGCGCGGCGAAGACGTCGTGGGCGAGGGAGTTGGCGCAGGCGAGGATCATCCCGGCCACCGAGGCGAGCAGGGTCAGGAAGATCGCGGTGGTGACCATGGTGAACAGGAGGGTCTGCGCGGTCGACACGTCCGCGCCGAACGCCGCCCGGGAGCCCAGCAGATACGCGGTGTTGCCCTGGGGATCGGCGCCGGCGATCGCCGTACGACCGACCAGGGCGGTGGCCCCGACGCCGACGACCGTGATGACCAGGACGAACACGGCGGCGATCGACACGGCCCAGGACATCGAGCGGCGCACCTGGCGGGCGCTGGAGGCGGTGTACATGCGCATGGTGACGTGCGGCAGACAGCCGCCGCCGAGCACGACGGTCAGCTCGGAGGCGATCATGTCGAGACGGGACCGGGCCGACGTGCCGAACTCCAGGCCGGAATGCAGGAACGCGGGCCCGGCGCCGCTCTGCCGCGCGGCGGCGGAGAACAGGGCGCCCGGGTCCCAGTCGAAGCGGTGCAGGATCAGAACGGCGACCACGGTGCCCGAACCGACCAGCATCACGATCTTCAGGATCTGGATGAGGGCGGTGCCCTTCATGCCGCCGATCGCCGCGTAGGCGATCATCAGGGCGCCCAGTCCGACGACGCACGCCGTCTTCAGCGACTCGTCGGAGAAGCCCAGGATGAACGCCATCAACTGGCCGGTCCCGGCGAGCTGGACCAGCATCAGCGGCAGCAGCGCGGCGATCGTCACCGCGCACGCCGTGATGCGCACACCGCGGCCCGGCAGCCGGCGGGCGAGCACGTCGCCCATGGTGAACCGGCCCGCGTTGCGCAGCGGTTCGGCCAGCAGGAACATCAGCAGCATCAGCGACAGCGCCGTACTGAGGGCGAGGACGATCCCGTCGTAGCCGCACAGGGCGATCACGCCGCCGGTGCCGAGGACGGTGGCGGCGGAGATGTAGTCGCCGGCGATGGCGAGGCCGTTGCGCAGCGGGGACAGGGAGCCGTAGCCGGTGTAGAACGCGTCGAGGTCGTCGCGGTCGGGGCCGGTCATCACGCACAGCAGCAGGGTCACCGTGGCGACGGTGGAGAAGGCGACCAGGGACATGGACTGGGCTCCGGCGCTGAATCCGGTGGAGCCCCAGACGGCCGGCGAGGCGGCGGCGGTCATCGCAGCGCTCCGCGCCGGGCGTCCAGTTCGGCCTCCGCGCGGATGCGGTCCGCGAGCGGATCGACGTGCACGCGCGCGGTGTGCTCGTACAGGGCGATCGCGAGCCAGGTGACGGGGAGCTGGAGCAGGGCGAGCAGCAGGCCGGCCGGGACACCGTCGGCGACCGTGCGCGTCATGACGCCGGGCGCGCACGCGGACAGGACGAGGAACAGGGTGAAGTAGCCGAGCGCGGTGAGTGTGGCGATGCGCCGCTGCCGGCGGTAGGCGCCGCGCAGGACGCGCAGATCGCCGTGGTGGCCGACGGGTTCGCGGGGCGGGCGGCGGTGGGTGCGCGGCGGTTCGGGCGGCGGGGGCTGCCAGGGGTAGGTGAGATGCGGGGGATGCGGCGGGTCGTAGGTCATCCCGGGGCTCCTTGCGTGGCTCGGGTCCGTGGCGGCGGACCGCAGGGAGGTGGGGGGTGGGCGGAGCCACGCACGCTACTCGCGGGTACCGGGGCCGCGCTGCGTTTTCACCGAACTGGCCGGTCGGTATGCGCTTACTACGTCAAAACGCCGCCCCGCCCGGGGTGTTACCCGCGTTAACCAGGCCTTTTGTGCACCCCGGCCCGCTCCACTCGCGGCACGCGCGCGCGTGCTCACTCGCTCCGCACCGGGAAGCGGCGCGGAGCCAGCAGGAGCAGCACCAGGAAGGCCAGGGCCGCCGCGCCGGCCGCGCCGAGGTACACCGCGTGCACCGCGCCGGCGATCGCGCGCCGCGTCGCCTCAGGGGCCGTACCGGCGTCCAACGCGCGCGTGACGGAGTCCAGGTCGCCCGCGCCGCCGAGGCGCGCCGCCAGCACCCCGTTGGCGACCGCGCCGAACAGCGAGGCGCCCAGGGTCTGTCCGGTCTGCCGGCAGAACAGCACCGACGCGGTCGTGGTGCCCCGCTCCGACCAGCCCACCGTCGACTGCACGCCGACGATCAGCGGCAGCTGGAACAGGCCCAGCGCGCCGCCCAGCAGCAGCATCAGCAGCGTCGGCTGCCACCACGACCCCGGATACGGCAGGAACGGGAACGCGAACAGGATCAGCGCCGCGAGACCGATGCCGAGCAGCGC encodes:
- a CDS encoding RNA polymerase subunit sigma-70; protein product: MDFESYRGELLAYCYRMLGSFHEAEDLTQETMLRAWKARGRYDPARASVRTWLYRIAANACLNALESRARRPLPSGLGAPSDDPGAPLTPALDVPWLEPFPEARFDVEARGDLRLALVAALQWLPARQRAVLVLREVLEFSAAEVAEQLGMSVAAVNSALQRARAALARGGVIGEVGEPDDPGVRAVVLRYVRAFEAADVPALVRLLTEDVVLEMPPVPLWYRGRRDYGLFMERVFALRGTGWRVERTAANGQPALAAYVPESGGGHRRHTVQVLTVAGGRVARNVVFADPRVLSAFASPAPAAGAL
- a CDS encoding EthD family reductase; this translates as MTARFLALYESPADPEAFDRHYREVHIPLGRRLPGLSRYTLGRETVAVRGGGPYHLVAALEWDSLDDLRAAFASPEGRATAEDAARLAELAPVRSVIITGEEEVL
- a CDS encoding cellulose-binding protein, whose translation is MPPHGFVTVRGRGYRPDQVDAFMRALSHDRDAAWERAARLTVLARDMEAEAVRMREVVAQLAPQEYETLGEPARRLFQLVQEEAADLRERTRREAREQVAQAEARAESLRREACEAADALGAEADERARQCLLAARAEADDIRIGARREVKEGRTEALAALREVRQRTTGMLSEHSREHAERWAEFEREEAERAAALDARHAERVSRAETALSEAKRAFGEAEEAARRIQEEARARAVEIIAGARVREEHIARETERVLREHGETWDDVRAQMDHVRSSLISLTGRAALE
- a CDS encoding cation acetate symporter; the encoded protein is MTAAASPAVWGSTGFSAGAQSMSLVAFSTVATVTLLLCVMTGPDRDDLDAFYTGYGSLSPLRNGLAIAGDYISAATVLGTGGVIALCGYDGIVLALSTALSLMLLMFLLAEPLRNAGRFTMGDVLARRLPGRGVRITACAVTIAALLPLMLVQLAGTGQLMAFILGFSDESLKTACVVGLGALMIAYAAIGGMKGTALIQILKIVMLVGSGTVVAVLILHRFDWDPGALFSAAARQSGAGPAFLHSGLEFGTSARSRLDMIASELTVVLGGGCLPHVTMRMYTASSARQVRRSMSWAVSIAAVFVLVITVVGVGATALVGRTAIAGADPQGNTAYLLGSRAAFGADVSTAQTLLFTMVTTAIFLTLLASVAGMILACANSLAHDVFAAHMREMPPRREMALARVSALAIGVPTILLATLVQHHSLQPLVTLSFCLGASAIAPALVYGLFWRRYTRGGLLATLIGGTLTVLLLMPGTNLVSGSPLAAFPHADFNWFPFTTTGIVSIPAGFLFGWLGTLASGRAKAEQQRRQYEAVEGWILAGVVRMGS
- a CDS encoding DUF485 domain-containing protein, whose translation is MTYDPPHPPHLTYPWQPPPPEPPRTHRRPPREPVGHHGDLRVLRGAYRRQRRIATLTALGYFTLFLVLSACAPGVMTRTVADGVPAGLLLALLQLPVTWLAIALYEHTARVHVDPLADRIRAEAELDARRGALR